The following proteins are encoded in a genomic region of Oceaniferula marina:
- a CDS encoding MFS transporter, with protein MLNSVTNYFSEFKVLKSASKDFWLTNAIQFFDGLAYFSMITVLALYLTDNCGFNDVNSGVWVGIFTLYITAFVFAVGSICDTIGIKKSLYIGLGLLAVSRGILGFAPAYISSYGIKHTAESIFTRFGVTNPPEFFLASDLAWSVKAAIIIMALGTAFMGPVIMTSLRRFTSKDTRATGFNVYYLLMNIAAIIASAIVIDGFRRTFGPVQGNLAILDFGFVMSICAVVCASRIDEDNYAEESERVTNQDENRRPLAIFMEVWREKAFQKLLLFLTLTIGVRLVFTHQFLVMPKYYTRLLYSDFELGLANSINPTIIVIGLIILIPIINRYSTIKLIIVGMTISAASLILLAIPIDWVMSLPGINNLTQAYLFIIVTQILVFAIGELIFNPRFMEYIASVAPQDRVSSYMALSALPTFISKPINGFVSGILISRYCYDGVRPKIETGNISYTDSPEFMWMIYLLLAVLSPIAVIALRNFITSEPAAATEATEDETSKPDQKGADHE; from the coding sequence ATGCTTAATTCTGTTACGAACTACTTTTCCGAGTTCAAGGTTCTGAAAAGCGCCTCCAAAGACTTCTGGCTAACCAATGCGATTCAGTTTTTTGATGGGCTGGCGTATTTCTCGATGATCACGGTTTTAGCCCTCTACCTCACAGACAACTGTGGGTTTAATGATGTCAATTCTGGCGTCTGGGTGGGTATTTTCACCCTCTACATTACCGCCTTTGTCTTTGCCGTCGGCTCCATCTGCGATACCATCGGCATTAAAAAATCTCTCTATATCGGGCTGGGACTACTCGCCGTCTCCCGGGGGATTTTGGGCTTTGCTCCAGCCTACATCAGCTCCTACGGTATCAAACACACCGCAGAATCGATATTTACACGTTTTGGAGTCACCAACCCTCCTGAGTTTTTTCTCGCAAGTGATCTCGCCTGGAGTGTCAAAGCCGCCATTATCATCATGGCGCTTGGAACCGCCTTTATGGGGCCGGTCATCATGACTTCCCTACGGCGTTTCACCAGTAAAGATACACGGGCGACTGGGTTCAATGTCTATTACCTGCTGATGAATATCGCAGCCATCATTGCCTCAGCAATCGTAATCGATGGCTTCCGCCGCACCTTTGGACCCGTCCAAGGAAACCTTGCCATTCTTGACTTTGGTTTTGTGATGTCTATTTGCGCTGTCGTCTGTGCTTCCAGAATCGATGAAGACAATTACGCGGAAGAAAGTGAGCGTGTTACCAATCAAGACGAAAACCGTCGCCCACTTGCCATTTTTATGGAAGTCTGGAGAGAAAAAGCATTTCAAAAACTACTGCTTTTCCTCACCCTCACGATCGGCGTCCGACTGGTCTTCACCCATCAGTTTCTGGTGATGCCCAAATATTACACCCGCCTCCTCTACAGCGACTTTGAGCTGGGGCTCGCCAACTCGATCAACCCGACCATCATCGTCATTGGTTTGATTATCCTGATCCCGATCATTAACCGCTACTCAACCATCAAGTTGATCATCGTCGGCATGACCATATCCGCAGCATCTCTGATCCTACTGGCCATCCCCATCGATTGGGTGATGAGCCTCCCCGGCATTAACAACCTGACCCAAGCCTATCTCTTTATCATCGTCACTCAAATCCTGGTTTTTGCGATCGGAGAACTTATCTTCAACCCTCGGTTCATGGAATACATCGCATCGGTCGCCCCTCAGGATCGAGTCTCATCCTACATGGCGCTATCCGCACTTCCCACATTTATTTCCAAGCCCATCAATGGATTTGTCAGCGGCATTCTCATCTCACGCTACTGCTATGATGGGGTCCGTCCTAAAATCGAAACGGGCAACATTTCCTACACCGATTCCCCTGAATTCATGTGGATGATTTACCTTCTCCTTGCGGTGTTGAGCCCAATCGCGGTCATAGCTCTGCGAAACTTTATTACCAGCGAACCTGCAGCCGCCACAGAGGCCACAGAGGATGAAACATCGAAACCTGATCAGAAAGGAGCTGACCATGAATAA
- the serS gene encoding serine--tRNA ligase, with translation MLDIKAIRENADSIKSRLATRGGDAHLLIDEVLACDETRRKAETDKQSLQSQRKQRSKQIGALMGQGKADEAEAIKEEVRNIGEQIAELDKTSEKAGSRQSELLMSIPNLPHAECPIGADETANPELRTWGEKPDIAEPLDHVALAEKHGLISFDDGTRITGSGFVVYRGKGARLERALIQFLLNTQSEEHGYEEVNVPHIIKRECMEGTGQLPKFEDDMYGIEENSLFLAPTAEVPVTNLYRETLLKEEELPVKLTAYTPCFRREAGSAGRENRGIIRMHQFDKVELVQIIHPEQSADGLEALTGHAEAILQKLGLHYRVIELCTGDIGFSSTKTYDIEVWSPGQNKFLEVSSCSNFGDYQARRMRLRFKDADGKNQICHTLNGSGTALPRLFVALIEQYQQPDGSILIPEALVPYFGAESIA, from the coding sequence ATGCTTGATATCAAAGCCATCCGCGAAAACGCCGACAGCATCAAATCCCGCCTCGCAACCCGCGGCGGCGATGCCCACCTCCTGATCGACGAAGTCCTCGCCTGCGACGAAACCCGACGCAAGGCCGAGACGGACAAACAATCCCTGCAATCCCAGCGGAAGCAAAGATCCAAACAAATCGGTGCCCTCATGGGTCAGGGCAAGGCAGACGAAGCCGAAGCCATCAAAGAAGAGGTGCGGAACATTGGTGAACAAATCGCCGAACTCGACAAGACCTCCGAAAAAGCAGGCAGCCGCCAAAGTGAGCTCCTGATGAGCATCCCGAATCTTCCCCACGCTGAGTGCCCGATCGGTGCCGATGAAACCGCGAATCCGGAACTGCGCACCTGGGGTGAAAAGCCGGACATTGCCGAACCTCTCGACCACGTTGCGCTGGCTGAAAAACACGGCCTGATCAGCTTTGACGATGGCACCCGGATCACCGGATCCGGCTTCGTCGTCTACCGAGGCAAAGGCGCACGGCTCGAACGCGCCCTGATTCAGTTCCTACTTAATACCCAGAGTGAGGAACACGGCTACGAAGAAGTCAACGTGCCACACATCATCAAACGTGAGTGTATGGAAGGCACCGGTCAGCTTCCCAAGTTCGAAGACGACATGTATGGGATCGAAGAAAACTCCCTGTTCCTCGCCCCGACCGCCGAAGTTCCAGTCACCAATCTCTACCGCGAAACCCTGCTCAAAGAAGAGGAACTCCCGGTCAAGCTGACCGCCTACACTCCCTGCTTCCGCCGCGAAGCCGGAAGTGCTGGACGTGAAAACCGCGGGATCATCCGCATGCATCAATTCGACAAGGTAGAACTCGTGCAAATCATCCACCCGGAACAATCCGCCGACGGACTCGAAGCCCTCACCGGACACGCCGAGGCCATCCTGCAAAAACTCGGACTCCACTACCGCGTGATCGAACTCTGCACCGGAGACATCGGATTTTCTTCGACCAAAACCTACGATATCGAGGTCTGGTCCCCAGGACAAAACAAGTTCCTCGAAGTCTCGTCCTGCTCGAATTTCGGTGACTACCAAGCAAGAAGAATGCGCCTGCGTTTCAAAGATGCCGATGGCAAAAACCAGATTTGCCACACCCTGAACGGTTCTGGAACCGCCTTACCCCGGCTCTTTGTTGCCTTAATTGAACAATACCAACAGCCGGACGGCAGTATCCTCATCCCCGAGGCTCTGGTCCCTTACTTCGGGGCTGAGAGCATTGCTTGA
- a CDS encoding ankyrin repeat domain-containing protein, translated as MNKLKTILFDGFILFLASTIFVLIADYGFSFLKDKGVKDAPLVTAINQEKIEKLTSLAESGSLDINQLDSHKRTALMRAAYVNYDSLDRTAEADKKRAPMIPVLITNGAAIDQQDSHGWSALMWASWSGMPLVVEQLLEAKASHELVGLQGHTALTLAAMRGNAKVIEMLTQHGANTQVQTKSEQMAIDLATLGMKKYPDKEAGYKKIITLLSKP; from the coding sequence ATGAATAAACTGAAAACCATTCTTTTTGACGGATTCATTCTCTTTTTAGCATCTACTATTTTTGTATTGATTGCCGACTACGGCTTTTCATTCCTCAAGGACAAAGGTGTGAAAGACGCTCCACTAGTCACTGCTATCAACCAGGAAAAAATTGAGAAACTCACCTCCCTGGCCGAGTCAGGATCGCTCGATATCAACCAGCTCGATAGCCATAAGCGAACCGCTCTGATGCGAGCAGCCTATGTCAATTACGACTCTCTCGACCGCACTGCGGAAGCCGATAAAAAACGAGCTCCAATGATCCCGGTCCTAATCACCAACGGTGCGGCAATTGACCAACAAGACAGCCATGGGTGGAGCGCTTTGATGTGGGCGTCATGGAGTGGCATGCCTCTTGTTGTGGAACAATTGCTCGAGGCCAAAGCCTCTCATGAACTGGTCGGACTGCAAGGGCACACTGCCCTCACTCTGGCGGCGATGCGCGGTAATGCCAAAGTCATCGAAATGCTCACTCAACACGGAGCCAATACCCAAGTGCAAACCAAGTCAGAACAAATGGCGATCGACCTCGCCACTCTGGGAATGAAGAAATACCCCGATAAAGAAGCGGGATATAAAAAAATTATCACCCTGCTCTCCAAGCCATAA
- a CDS encoding pyruvate formate lyase family protein has protein sequence MKTTDHTVPSAFQINERLAYLRERRNELARSHKRDLYCDNAEFLIYHWSGKAETFAAATGENAASEDERINVGDHTCRIDVGGPFPYADQMPSKVEGYEATVTNWAKDYAYFLRHSEAEVHPHEQIVGEYHWQLDEARHYKFPDSHARLGLKARELGAGGFSLAHTCPDLSIGLELGWCGLLEKVRSNRKRLCQHGDEQGVSYLDASEQIILAIIDFIQRHSDKAAQLAEQTDDPELKKSYQTTAEVCAHIAESRPSTYHEALQFIYLYMICERINGHGNGYGRFDLLLNRFYQHDKAEGLIDRDRARELMAEWYLKYGPHLSYGGRLQDGSDATNEMSWIGLEAYDMVGGYNQFGVMWHTDIDPDFWRYSCDVVGRHGCGVPALVNYDVIHASELRSGYKPEDAWNVSYSGCQWYCGVGREYQDQDVNCVVLISPMQRAINLAIEKNVSHWTPFWDIYCHEVDRTCDALVDFKNEAYKHHAQLWPEMVCSLMMHGPIEKGRDMTDFGAVDYNFVSVNALGVPNVVDSLYAIKSAVFENKKFTLEQVRDACARDWTGDGEEAMRLSLLNLPKFGNDEDGVDAMAVQVSEQLREVLESKRNIKGGNFRPSLFQYMGHTVAGPYLGATPDGRKKSEPLAHGMNPMHGRNKNGMTATANSFCKLDFAKYQGGSMQIELHPSYFPEHVARGALVDNFATAFMLKGGVQINLNVFDLEELRDAYEHPEKTEYDDIVVKVTGYSAHFTKMDRQFQKEFVERVNYGSLED, from the coding sequence ATGAAAACGACCGACCATACCGTTCCATCCGCGTTTCAAATCAACGAACGACTTGCCTACTTACGCGAACGCCGAAACGAGCTCGCACGCAGTCACAAACGCGACCTCTACTGCGACAATGCCGAGTTTCTCATTTACCACTGGTCGGGCAAGGCCGAAACCTTCGCCGCCGCAACAGGTGAAAATGCTGCCAGCGAAGATGAACGCATCAATGTTGGCGACCACACCTGCCGCATCGATGTCGGAGGCCCCTTCCCCTACGCCGATCAAATGCCGTCGAAAGTCGAAGGCTACGAAGCAACCGTCACCAACTGGGCCAAAGATTATGCGTATTTCCTCCGCCACAGTGAGGCTGAAGTCCACCCGCATGAACAAATCGTCGGCGAATACCACTGGCAGCTTGATGAAGCCCGTCACTACAAATTCCCAGACTCCCACGCCCGGCTCGGCCTGAAGGCCAGAGAACTCGGCGCCGGCGGGTTCAGCCTCGCCCACACCTGCCCGGACCTCTCGATTGGCCTCGAACTCGGCTGGTGCGGCCTGCTTGAAAAAGTCCGCAGCAACCGCAAACGACTGTGCCAACATGGTGACGAACAAGGTGTCTCCTACCTCGATGCCAGCGAGCAAATCATCCTCGCCATCATCGACTTTATCCAACGACACAGCGACAAAGCGGCCCAACTTGCAGAACAAACTGACGATCCGGAGCTGAAGAAATCCTACCAGACCACCGCCGAAGTCTGTGCGCACATCGCCGAATCCCGCCCCTCCACCTATCACGAGGCGCTCCAATTCATCTACCTGTACATGATCTGTGAGCGCATCAACGGACACGGAAATGGCTACGGGCGTTTCGACCTTCTCCTGAACCGTTTTTACCAGCACGACAAAGCCGAGGGCCTCATCGACCGCGACCGCGCCCGTGAACTCATGGCCGAATGGTATCTAAAATACGGCCCGCACCTGAGCTACGGAGGCCGACTTCAGGATGGATCGGACGCCACCAACGAGATGAGCTGGATCGGTCTCGAAGCCTACGACATGGTCGGTGGATATAATCAATTCGGAGTCATGTGGCACACCGACATCGACCCAGATTTCTGGCGCTACTCCTGCGACGTCGTTGGACGCCACGGCTGCGGTGTTCCCGCTCTGGTGAACTACGATGTCATCCACGCCTCCGAACTACGCAGCGGCTATAAGCCCGAAGACGCCTGGAATGTCTCCTACAGCGGCTGTCAGTGGTACTGCGGCGTCGGGCGGGAATACCAGGATCAGGATGTCAACTGCGTCGTCCTGATCAGCCCGATGCAGCGGGCCATCAATCTTGCAATCGAGAAAAACGTCAGCCATTGGACCCCATTCTGGGACATCTACTGCCATGAGGTTGATCGCACCTGTGACGCTCTCGTCGATTTTAAAAATGAAGCCTACAAACACCATGCGCAGCTCTGGCCGGAAATGGTCTGCTCGCTGATGATGCATGGCCCGATCGAAAAAGGCCGCGACATGACCGACTTCGGAGCCGTTGATTACAACTTTGTCTCGGTCAACGCCCTCGGCGTCCCCAACGTCGTTGACTCACTCTACGCGATCAAATCCGCAGTCTTTGAAAACAAAAAGTTCACTCTGGAACAAGTGCGTGACGCCTGTGCCCGTGACTGGACCGGCGACGGAGAAGAAGCCATGCGCCTTAGCCTGCTGAATCTACCAAAATTCGGCAACGATGAAGATGGCGTGGATGCGATGGCGGTTCAAGTTTCCGAGCAACTGCGCGAAGTCCTCGAATCCAAACGTAATATCAAAGGAGGCAACTTCCGTCCGTCTCTGTTCCAATATATGGGTCACACGGTTGCCGGCCCCTACCTCGGAGCCACCCCGGATGGCCGCAAAAAATCCGAACCTCTCGCCCATGGTATGAACCCAATGCACGGGCGAAATAAAAACGGTATGACCGCGACTGCCAACTCGTTCTGCAAACTCGACTTCGCCAAGTATCAAGGGGGCTCGATGCAAATCGAACTCCATCCAAGCTACTTCCCGGAACACGTCGCACGAGGAGCTCTCGTCGACAACTTTGCCACGGCCTTCATGCTGAAAGGAGGCGTCCAGATCAACCTCAACGTTTTCGACCTCGAAGAACTGCGCGACGCCTACGAACATCCGGAAAAAACCGAATACGACGACATCGTCGTCAAGGTCACCGGTTACTCCGCCCACTTCACCAAAATGGACCGCCAGTTCCAAAAAGAATTTGTTGAACGCGTCAACTACGGCTCGCTTGAAGACTAA
- a CDS encoding AraC family transcriptional regulator has protein sequence MDFISQEEAGGGYRWRNIPYDPLFSGASFHVLCGYRMQLGREWKNQSVRTHYARLYYVEEGEAVLEFDDEVLRLRPGYLYLIPSNVFHRHRCEESITLMWCHFRAEMHDGIGLFEMLRVPRELKVESRQEVESNFRELLAAMEVHSGWGELKRTQQLLGLLMPFLAADSDSLLRHDRASYLPVFRYLDSHLHEGLGLDVLAEQMGLSPEHFCRVFKRDFQVTPMRYVMRRRVHLAQQLLCQTNLKHYDISDRCGFSDTYHFSKVFKQMVGVTPSAYRGQHVS, from the coding sequence ATGGACTTTATCTCTCAAGAAGAAGCTGGAGGTGGTTACCGATGGAGGAATATCCCGTATGATCCTTTGTTTTCTGGTGCATCGTTTCATGTATTATGCGGATATCGGATGCAGTTGGGGCGAGAATGGAAAAATCAGTCGGTTCGAACGCACTATGCCCGTTTGTATTATGTTGAGGAGGGGGAGGCCGTTCTGGAGTTTGACGATGAGGTGCTGCGTTTGCGGCCAGGGTATCTGTATTTGATTCCTTCGAATGTATTTCACCGGCACCGCTGTGAGGAGTCGATCACATTGATGTGGTGCCATTTTCGTGCGGAGATGCACGATGGCATTGGGTTATTTGAGATGCTGCGGGTGCCTCGTGAACTGAAAGTGGAATCGAGGCAAGAAGTGGAGTCCAATTTCCGAGAGTTGTTGGCGGCGATGGAGGTGCACAGTGGTTGGGGCGAATTGAAGCGTACGCAGCAGCTGTTGGGCTTGTTGATGCCTTTTTTAGCGGCAGACAGTGATTCGTTGCTGCGGCACGACCGTGCGAGTTACCTTCCGGTTTTCCGCTATCTTGACAGCCACTTGCATGAGGGCTTGGGGCTTGATGTTTTGGCCGAACAAATGGGGTTGAGTCCGGAGCATTTTTGCCGGGTGTTCAAGCGTGATTTTCAGGTGACACCGATGCGTTACGTGATGCGTCGTCGAGTGCATTTGGCGCAGCAGTTACTTTGTCAGACGAACCTCAAGCATTACGACATCAGCGATCGTTGCGGCTTTTCAGACACCTATCATTTCTCCAAGGTCTTTAAGCAGATGGTGGGGGTGACGCCCTCGGCATACCGGGGTCAGCACGTTTCCTAG
- the fucP gene encoding L-fucose:H+ symporter permease, which produces MSEQKPSAIVPKSILFPFILLSTCFAMWGLANNMTDPLVKAFLKIFPELSTAQTALIQNAFYGAYFVLAIPGAVIARKFGYKCGVLAGLGIYILGGLLFYPASLMLSFTPFLFAFFVLAGGLSILETNANPYIIAMGPEETATRRLNLAQSFNPVGSLIGLFLCKFAILTKLEVVNARIEEGMPADEVQAIQVEQLNIVMTPYFIAALVLIVLWVMIATNKKMPVIKEHDKKAHVGETISFLLSKPNYIFAVVAQFFYVGAQIAVWTYTFHYITGQLGVADSEAMNYHMIAIISFSLSRWVFTALMAYFKPSTLLAFAAGMGTLCSLGVIFGGDKMAFQGYIPFVGEAPFTLGVICLISTSVFMSLMFPTIFGLGSRGLGEATKLGASGLIMAILGGALLTLLQGKLIDIFGGSEEGMMGAAAAKSYVVPLVCFIVIAVYAIYSMKSTDEAQSESA; this is translated from the coding sequence ATGTCTGAACAAAAACCAAGTGCCATCGTCCCGAAAAGCATCCTTTTCCCCTTTATTTTGCTCTCTACCTGCTTCGCGATGTGGGGGCTAGCTAACAATATGACGGACCCGCTGGTCAAAGCTTTCCTGAAAATTTTCCCGGAACTCAGCACAGCCCAAACAGCCTTAATTCAAAATGCCTTTTATGGTGCTTACTTCGTCTTGGCCATTCCGGGTGCCGTCATTGCGAGAAAATTTGGCTATAAATGTGGTGTACTGGCAGGTTTGGGTATCTACATCCTTGGCGGATTGCTTTTCTATCCAGCCAGCTTGATGCTCTCGTTCACTCCGTTTTTGTTTGCCTTTTTCGTGCTCGCCGGCGGACTTTCCATCCTTGAGACAAATGCCAACCCCTACATCATTGCCATGGGACCAGAGGAAACGGCAACCCGCCGCCTCAACCTCGCCCAATCATTTAACCCAGTAGGATCCCTGATCGGTCTCTTCCTTTGCAAGTTTGCCATCCTGACAAAACTTGAAGTGGTTAATGCCCGCATTGAAGAAGGTATGCCCGCAGACGAGGTTCAAGCAATCCAGGTAGAACAGCTCAACATCGTCATGACGCCTTACTTCATCGCGGCGCTCGTGCTGATTGTTTTATGGGTCATGATCGCGACCAACAAAAAAATGCCCGTAATCAAGGAGCACGATAAAAAAGCCCACGTTGGCGAAACCATTTCTTTCCTCTTGTCCAAGCCAAACTACATCTTTGCCGTCGTCGCCCAGTTTTTCTATGTGGGAGCACAAATCGCTGTTTGGACCTACACCTTCCACTACATCACGGGACAACTGGGAGTCGCTGACAGTGAGGCGATGAACTATCATATGATTGCCATCATTTCCTTCTCACTTTCCCGCTGGGTCTTTACCGCATTAATGGCGTATTTCAAACCCAGCACACTCCTCGCATTTGCCGCAGGGATGGGAACCTTATGCTCACTCGGAGTAATCTTCGGCGGAGATAAGATGGCCTTCCAAGGGTATATTCCCTTCGTCGGTGAAGCCCCATTTACCTTGGGTGTCATTTGTTTGATCTCCACATCTGTCTTTATGTCTCTGATGTTCCCGACCATCTTCGGTCTGGGATCACGAGGCCTGGGTGAAGCTACCAAACTAGGGGCCTCGGGACTGATCATGGCCATTCTCGGTGGAGCGCTACTCACACTGCTACAAGGTAAGCTCATCGACATTTTTGGTGGCAGCGAAGAAGGGATGATGGGAGCAGCAGCAGCCAAATCCTACGTCGTTCCACTTGTTTGCTTCATCGTAATCGCAGTGTATGCCATCTACTCGATGAAATCCACCGATGAAGCCCAATCTGAGTCCGCATAA
- a CDS encoding glycyl-radical enzyme activating protein: MLPRIERKGHTFSVRRMQTHDGPGMRTTIFLKGCSLRCAWCHNPEAISSVREVWWHADKCIACQDCITACPKNALELAAEGMRIDRELCNGCYRCVNACPAKAMEALREDWSIDELMREIEKDSMFYITGGGGITVSGGEPLSQWRFTRDLLQRCQQKGIHTAIDTCGHGSAEAIEALLPHCKLILFDLKIADPKMHTQWTGDDNARILDNLHITARHVRQRDDLQLWIRTPLIPSVTATEENITGLAHIIDAEFNDTISRWELCTFNPLCANKYHQLHRVWPFEHAPLMSHSEAQALHQTATTQCRLNKAQIILSGRTRKG, translated from the coding sequence ATGCTTCCACGGATCGAGCGAAAAGGCCACACCTTCAGTGTGCGCCGCATGCAGACACACGACGGTCCGGGAATGCGCACCACCATCTTCCTAAAAGGGTGCTCCTTACGCTGTGCCTGGTGCCATAACCCGGAGGCAATCAGCAGCGTGAGGGAAGTCTGGTGGCACGCCGACAAATGCATCGCCTGCCAGGACTGCATCACGGCGTGTCCGAAAAATGCGCTAGAGCTGGCAGCCGAGGGCATGCGCATTGATCGAGAGCTCTGCAACGGCTGCTACCGCTGCGTCAACGCCTGCCCGGCGAAGGCAATGGAAGCCTTGCGCGAGGACTGGTCGATCGACGAGCTCATGCGTGAAATTGAAAAAGACTCAATGTTCTACATCACCGGTGGTGGTGGCATCACGGTGAGCGGCGGCGAACCTCTCTCCCAGTGGCGATTTACCCGCGACCTCCTTCAACGCTGCCAGCAAAAGGGAATCCACACAGCCATCGACACCTGTGGCCATGGATCAGCCGAAGCAATCGAAGCCCTGCTGCCACACTGCAAGCTCATCCTCTTCGACCTCAAAATTGCCGATCCGAAAATGCACACACAATGGACCGGGGACGACAACGCCCGCATCCTCGATAACTTGCACATCACAGCTCGCCACGTCCGCCAACGTGACGACCTTCAACTTTGGATTCGCACCCCGCTCATTCCCTCTGTGACCGCTACCGAAGAAAACATCACCGGCCTTGCCCACATTATTGATGCCGAATTCAATGACACGATCTCCCGCTGGGAACTCTGCACATTCAACCCGTTATGTGCTAACAAATACCATCAACTTCATCGAGTATGGCCCTTTGAGCATGCGCCCTTGATGAGCCACTCGGAAGCCCAGGCGCTCCATCAGACAGCCACAACTCAATGCCGACTGAACAAGGCCCAAATCATACTCAGCGGCAGGACTCGAAAAGGATAA
- the fucU gene encoding L-fucose mutarotase has product MLKGISPILSPELLATLCRMGHGEEILLADGHFPAHEFSDTVIRADGLSIPDLLDAILPLFELDAYDPAPVITMEAVEGDSLAPTVEGSYAEVIARHSELNPKISRLERYAYYERVRNAHAVVATGDVNKYANIILKKGVTPISS; this is encoded by the coding sequence ATGCTCAAAGGAATATCACCGATTCTATCACCCGAACTGCTAGCCACACTCTGCCGCATGGGCCACGGCGAAGAAATCCTGCTCGCCGACGGGCATTTTCCAGCCCACGAATTCAGCGACACCGTGATCCGGGCCGACGGACTTAGCATCCCGGACTTACTCGATGCCATCCTCCCTCTCTTTGAACTCGATGCCTATGACCCTGCGCCTGTCATTACGATGGAAGCCGTTGAAGGCGACAGCCTGGCCCCAACAGTCGAAGGTTCCTACGCCGAAGTCATCGCACGCCACAGCGAGCTCAACCCGAAGATTTCACGGCTCGAACGCTATGCCTATTACGAGCGCGTTCGCAACGCCCACGCCGTTGTCGCCACCGGCGATGTCAATAAATACGCCAACATCATCCTGAAAAAAGGAGTCACCCCGATCAGTTCATAG
- the fucP gene encoding L-fucose:H+ symporter permease: protein MTHQKTPVVPKKHLLTFILLTSCFAAWGLANNMTDPLVKTFSRIFSMGPVQSAFVQFSFYGAYFCLALPAAFIIKKWSYKTGVLVGLGMFVIGAFLFYPASQLMAFNLFLISIFILAGGLSILETSCDPYILALGDEDTATQRLNLAQSFNPVGSLIGTGLAAAFILPNINPATDKERAAMPAEELTAIQQSELAAVMTPYIGMAFTLLLLWLIFAFMKMPKASKETSSFDLKGTFDRLLHNKHYTFGVIAQFFYVAAQICVWTFTIHYISAIYEHGNGAPLTRFLETSGLLGVVDHFGFDTQNFAGENMAGIYHFFALFIFLTFRFICTLLMKLIRPSIMLTTLALIAIALCVAVMASANLSSVLCLIGISACMSLMFPTIYGIALHGLGNDTKIGAAGLVMAILGGALFPLLQGYILKISSVPVSYIVPLACFIIVAFYGFFDLSTERKAHTDEPAAL, encoded by the coding sequence ATGACACATCAGAAAACACCTGTCGTCCCAAAGAAGCACCTCCTTACATTCATCCTGCTCACCTCATGTTTTGCCGCGTGGGGGCTGGCGAACAACATGACGGACCCGTTGGTAAAAACCTTCAGCCGCATCTTCAGTATGGGACCTGTGCAGTCTGCCTTTGTGCAGTTCTCATTCTACGGCGCCTATTTCTGCCTCGCTCTCCCCGCCGCCTTCATCATCAAAAAGTGGTCCTATAAAACCGGAGTCCTGGTCGGGCTGGGCATGTTTGTCATCGGAGCCTTTTTATTTTACCCGGCCAGCCAATTGATGGCCTTCAATCTGTTTCTGATTTCGATTTTCATTCTCGCTGGAGGACTCTCCATTCTGGAAACCAGCTGCGACCCCTACATCCTCGCGCTAGGTGACGAAGACACCGCCACCCAACGACTCAATCTGGCCCAGTCGTTCAACCCGGTCGGGTCGCTCATCGGAACCGGACTTGCCGCCGCGTTCATCCTGCCAAATATCAACCCCGCCACTGACAAAGAACGCGCAGCCATGCCCGCTGAAGAACTCACGGCAATCCAGCAAAGTGAACTTGCCGCCGTAATGACACCATACATCGGCATGGCCTTCACCCTCCTGCTGCTCTGGTTGATTTTTGCTTTTATGAAGATGCCCAAAGCATCCAAAGAAACATCATCCTTCGACCTCAAGGGAACCTTCGACCGCCTGCTCCACAACAAGCATTACACCTTCGGAGTCATAGCCCAATTTTTTTACGTTGCCGCCCAGATCTGCGTCTGGACCTTCACCATCCACTACATCTCCGCCATTTATGAACATGGCAATGGAGCGCCCCTGACCCGCTTCCTCGAAACCTCAGGACTACTGGGTGTCGTCGATCATTTCGGTTTCGATACCCAGAACTTCGCCGGTGAAAACATGGCCGGCATCTATCATTTTTTTGCACTATTCATCTTTTTGACGTTTCGTTTCATCTGCACCTTGCTGATGAAGCTCATCCGCCCGAGCATCATGCTCACCACGCTTGCCTTGATCGCCATTGCGCTTTGTGTCGCGGTGATGGCCTCGGCCAACCTCAGCAGCGTTCTATGCCTCATCGGCATCTCCGCCTGCATGTCGCTGATGTTCCCGACCATTTACGGCATCGCCCTCCACGGACTGGGAAACGACACTAAAATCGGTGCTGCCGGTCTGGTCATGGCAATCCTTGGCGGGGCCTTGTTTCCCTTACTCCAAGGATACATCCTCAAGATCAGCAGCGTGCCCGTGTCCTACATTGTGCCGCTGGCCTGCTTCATCATTGTTGCCTTCTACGGGTTCTTCGATCTCAGCACCGAACGCAAAGCTCACACCGACGAGCCTGCCGCGCTCTAA